The Streptomyces sp. DG1A-41 genomic sequence ACTCGTCGTCCATCGCCTTCAGCGGCGGCACGATCGCGTTCGTCGTGCAGGACGCGCAGGACAGGATCCGCTCGTCCGGCTTGATCGTGTCGTGGTTGACGCCGTGCACGATGTTCGGGACGTCGCCCTTGCCGGGCGCGGTCAGCACGACCTTGTCGATGCCCGGGCGCAGGTGCGTGGACAGGCCCTCGCGGTCGCGCCACTTGCCGGTGTTGTCGATGAGGATGGCGTCCTTGATGCCGTACGCCGTGTAGTCGACCTCGGACGGGTCGTTGGCGTAGATCACCTTGATCGCGTTGCCGTTGGCGACGATCGTGCTGGTCGCCTCGTCGACGGTGATCGTGCCCTGGAACTGGCCGTGGATGGAGTCGCGGCGCAGCAGCGAGGCGCGCTTGACGATGTCCTGCTCGCCTCCGCCGCGCACGACGATGGCCCGCAGGCGCAGACCGTTGCCCGAGCCGGCCTTCTCGATGAGCAGCCGGGCCACGAGCCGGCCGATGCGGCCGAACCCGTAGAGGACGACGTCGCGCCCCTCGCGGCGCTCGATCTTGTTGGCTCCGGTGGCACCGGCGACGGCCTCGGCGGTGAACTCCTCGACCGACAGTCCGCGGTCGTCCTCGCGGTACGTCGCTGCGAGCATGCCGATGTCGATCTGGGACGGCCCGAGGTCGAGCTCGGCCAGGGTCTTCAGGAACGGCAGCGTCTCGGTGACCGAGAGCTCCGCACCGGCGATCTGCCGGGCGAACCGGTGGGTCTTGAGGATGCTGACCACCGACTTGTTCACCAGAGAGCGGCTGTGCAGCAGGACCGTCACGTCCCGCTCCCGGTGCAGCTTCCCGATGATCGGGATCATCGACTCCGCGATCTCCTCGCGGTTCTTCCAGTTGGTGAACGAGTCGTCGTTGACAGTCACAGATCCATCTTTCGAGCTAGGCGGCGCTCATATGTTAAACCGTCGATTTCTGGATCATGAACGGGGTGCCTCCCGGAGCCATCCGCCGCCAAAAGCCCAGTTCCGCGAGCCCGTCACCGGATCGCCTGGGATGATCGGAACAGAGCCCCCACGCGAAAGGGACGCTCATGGACTTCGACGCTGTGGCCGACGAGTTGTACGCCCTGCGGCCGGAGGAGTTCACCGCCGCCCGCTCATCGGCCGTGGCCGCCGCCCGCACGGCCGGCGACCGGGAACTCGCCGAGCGGATCGGCGCGTTGCGCAAACCCAGCCTCGCCGCCTGGGCCAGCAATCTCCTGGTCCGCAGCCGGCCCGGCGATGTCGAACCCCTGCTCCGCCTGGGCGAAGGTTTGCGGCACGCCCACCGCGCCCTGGACCGCACACAACTGCGCGAACTGAACCGGCAGCAGCACGCGCTGATCCGCGCCCTGTCCGCTCAGGTCCGGCAGCTCGCCGCGGAGGCCGGCCATCCGATCGGCGAAGGCGTGCAGCGCGAGGTCGAGACCACCCTGCACGCCGTCCTGGCCGACCCCGAGGCCGCCCAGGCATGGGCGAGCGGCCGGCTGACCAAGCCGCTCAGTGCCGCCGTCGGCTTCCCGGCCGTCGCCGAGAGCGTCGTCACGGAGAGCGCCGGGACACAGCGCCGCCCCTCCGCCGCGACGGCCCCCTCCCGGCCGGACCGCAAGGCCGACGAGCAACGGCGGCGACGGCTGGCCCAGGCCCGGCGGGACGCCGAGGCCGCCGACCGTGAGCTGCGGGCGCTGAAGGACGAGGCGGCGGCCGCCGGCCGGGCCGCACAGGAGGCGACACAGCAGGTGGACCGCCTCCAGCGGCGCGTCGGGGAACTCACCGAGGAACTGGCCCGAGCCAGGGAGGAGCACCAACAGGCCCGCTTCGCCGAGCGGTCGGCCCGGGAACGGGCACGCACGGCCGATCGCCGCGTCCGCGAAGCCGATCGCAACGCCGCGACGGCCGCCGCCCAGCTCGAACGCCTGACCTCATCGGACGGTCGTTAGGCGGGCCGGTGCTCCTTGGGCGGGCCGGTTCCCGTGGTGATGTACTCCAGCCGTTCGTCCGGGTACGCCAGGTCCAGCGGTACGTACGCGCCGCCCGCTGCGACGATCGCGGCCAGGGTCACGACCTGCTCGACGGACCGCTGGACGGCGACGGCGACTCGCCGGCCGGGGCCGACACCGACCGCGCGCAAAGCGGGCGGGCCGGTTCTCAGTCGGGCACCTGGACCGCACCGGACCGCACGCGGATGCGGTCCCCGGGTGCCGGCGAGGTCGGGGCGGGCGGCACGTCGGCCCGGGTGAGCGCGGACGCGTGGCCGGAACCGCGCACGGTGCACACCGCCGCCGACGTACGGCTCGCGGACCGCCTCATCAGCTGGTGCGAACACGAACACGACCTGCCCACCGGCTCCACGGCCCTCGTCCCGCTGCTGGAGGCGGCCCGCGCCCTTCACGACGCCTACGACATCGCCGCCGCGGCCCTCCGCGTCGCACACGGCGGCGCCCTCACCGCACCCGGCGGCGACGTGGAACGCGCCGTCGGCTACCGCTGGAGCCCGCAGGGCACCGAGACCTTGGCGCTGCGTTCCCGCGTGCTGCCCGGTGACCGGACTGTGGACGGACATCGCCGCCCCGACGGGCCTGCGCACCTTCGCCGAGCAGAACCGCGCCCTCACCTTCGAGGGCCGGATGGTCGACGAGGCCATGGCCGAAACGGCACGGGCGGTGCTGGCGCGACACGGCCGCGGCTGACACCATCCCGCCACCGCGCCGAAGCACGATCATCGGTGTTGTGACGGAGCTCACGGTGTCCCAAAAGGCCGCCACACCAAGCCGCACCCGCGCGACACGAAAATTGAACCATTCGTTTTCTTGAATCGCTCGTGTTAGTGCGGATAGGTTGTCCGCCATGACCGCATCCCGGAACCCGACCACCGCCGAGGAGCTGCGCGGTGCCGGCCTGAGAGTGACGGCCGCCCGTGTCGCACTGCTCGAGGCCGTGCGGGACGGTGACCACCTCGGCGCCGAGGCGATCGCCGCCGAGGTACGCGGCCGCGTCGGCCACATCTCCGTCCAAGCCGTGTACGAGGGGCTCCACGCACTCACCGCGGCCGGACTCGTGCGCCGCCTCGAACCGCCCGGCAGCCCGGCCCTCTACGAGGGACGGGTCGGCGACAACCACCACCACCTCGTGTGCCGGTCCTGCGGGGCCGTCGCCGATGTCGACTGCGCGGTCGGCCACGCCCCCTGCCTGACCGCGTCCGACGACCGCGGCTTCGCCGTCGACGAGGCCGAGGTCATCTACTGGGGCCTGTGCCCCGACTGTTCCACCGCCCGCAGTTCCTGAGCACGTGATCCACCCGAGCACCGCGATCCACCCCGTCCGGAAGGATTTCCATGACTGAGAACCACGACGCGATCGTCACCGACCCGAAGCAGGAGGAGACGAGCGGCGGCTGCCCCGTGGCGCACGGCCGCGCCCTGCACCCCACCCAGGGTGGCGGCAACCGTCAGTGGTGGCCGGAGCGCCTCAACCTGAAGATCCTTGCCAAGAACCCCGAGGTGGCCAACCCCCTCGGTGAGGAGTTCGACTACGCCGAGGCGTTCAAGGCTCTCGACCTCGCGGCCGTGAAACGCGACATCGCCGAGGTGCTCGCCACCTCGCAGGACTGGTGGCCGGCCGACTTCGGCCACTACGGCCCCCTGATGATCCGTATGGCCTGGCACAGCGCGGGCACCTACCGCATCAGCGACGGCCGCGGCGGCGCCGGCGCCGGCCAGCAGCGCTTCGCCCCGCTCAACAGCTGGCCGGACAACGGCAACCTCGACAAGGCCCGCCGTCTGCTGTGGCCGGTCAAGAAGAAGTACGGCCAGAGCATCTCCTGGGCCGACCTCATGATCCTCACCGGCAACGTCGCCCTGGAACAGATGGGCTTCGAGACCTTCGGCTTCGCCGGCGGCCGCGAGGACGTCTGGGAGCCCGAGGAGGACGTGTACTGGGGCCCCGAGACCAACTGGCTCGACGACAAGCGCTACACCGGCGACCGCGAGCTGGAGAACCCGCTCGGCGCGGTCCAGATGGGCCTCATCTACGTCAACCCCGAGGGCCCGAACGGCAACCCGGACCCGCTCGCCGCGGCCCGCGACATCCGTGAGACGTTCCGCCGCATGGCGATGAACGACGAGGAGACCGTCGCCCTCATCGCCGGTGGCCACACCTTCGGCAAGACCCACGGCGCGGGCCCGGCCGACCACGTCGGCGCCGACCCCGAGGCCGCCTCCATGGAGGAGCAGGGTCTCGGCTGGCGCAGCACCTACGGCACGGGCAAGGGCGGCGACGCCATCACCTCCGGCCTCGAGGTCACCTGGACCAGCACGCCCACCCAGTGGAGCAACGGGTTCTTCAAGAACCTCTTCGAGTTCGAGTACGAGCTCGAGCAGAGCCCGGCCGGCGCCCACCAGTGGGTCGCGAAGGACGCCCCGGAGATCGTCCCGGACGCGCACGACTCCTCGAAGAAGCACCGCCCGAAGATGCTCACCACCGACCTGGCGCTGCGCTTCGACCCGATCTACGAGCCGATCTCCCGCCGGTTCTACGAGAACCCGGACCTGTTCGCGGACGCCTTCGCCCGCGCCTGGTTCAAGCTGACCCACCGTGACATGGGCCCGAAGTCGCTGTACCTCGGCCCGGAGGTCCCGGAGGAGACCCTGCTGTGGCAGGACCCGCTGCCCGAGGCCGAGGGCGAGCCCATCGACGCCGGGGACATCGCGACCCTCAAGACCAAGCTCCTCGAGTCGGGTCTGTCGGTCTCGCAGCTGGTGTCCACCGCCTGGGCCTCGGCGTCCACGTTCCGCGGCAGCGACAAGCGCGGCGGTGCCAACGGCGCCCGCATCCGCCTGGAGCCGCAGCGTGGCTGGGAGGTCAACGAGCCCGACGAGCTGGCCCAGGTCCTGCGGGTCCTGGAAGGCATCCAGCAGGAGTTCAACTCCGGCTCCGGTGCCAAGAAGGTCTCCCTGGCCGACCTGATCGTCCTCGGGGGCTCCGCCGCCGTCGAGAAGGCCGCCAAGGAAGCCGGCTTCCAGGTGGAGGTCCCCTTCGCCGCGGGCCGTGTGGACGCGACGGAGGAGCACACCGACGTCGAGTCCTTCGAGGCGCTCGAGCCGACCGCCGACGGGTTCCGCAACTACCTCGGCAAGGGCAACCGCCTGCCGGCCGAGTACCTGCTGCTCGACAAGGCGAACCTGCTCACCCTGAGCGCCCCCGAGATGACCGTCCTGGTCGGCGGCCTGCGCGTCCTCGGCGCCAACCACCAGCAGTCCCAGCTCGGCGTGCTCACGAAGACGCCCGGCTCGCTGACCAACGACTTCTTCGTCAATCTGCTCGACCTGGGCACGACGTGGAAGGCGACCTCGGAGGACCAGACCACGTTCGAGGGCCGCGACGCCGCCACCGGCGAGGTCAAGTGGGCCGGCAGCCGCGCCGACCTGGTCTTCGGCTCGAACTCCGAGCTGCGGGCGCTCGCCGAGGTCTACGCGAGCGACGACGCGAAGGAGAAGTTCGTGAACGACTTCGTCGCGGCGTGGGTCAAGGTCATGAACCTGGACCGGTTCGACCTGGTCTGATCGCACCCGCCTGACAGGACGCCCCGGGCCGGCCCGGGGCGTCCTGCGTCTTTTCTGAGGGATCGTCAAAAACCATTCAAGGTAAGAACATCACTTACCCAACTCTCACCATGAAACGGCAAGGAGCGAGATCGGCCCCGAATCCGGGCGTACGTTCTGGTCGTGAACTCATCTGCCACCGCCCACAGAGGCGCCGGCCCTGAACCGCACCCCTTCGCCGGTCCACGGCCGACCACAGGCGGCACCGTCCGCCGCACTCTGCTGCGCACCGCGCTGACCGGTGCCGCGGCCCTCGGCGCGGGCCTCGCAGCCGCCCGCCCGGCCACCGCCGCCACGAGCGCCCCCGCCCCCGCCGCCGGCACCCGGCCCAGTACCCCGCAGGAAGCCCTCGCGGAACTGGCCGCGGGCAACCGCCGCTGGCGAGCCTTCCGCGAACGCCACCCGCACGAAACCCCCGCGATCCGGCGGACGCTGACCACCGCCCAGCACCCCTTCGCCGTCGTGCTCGGATGCATCGACTCGCGCGTGCCCCCGGAGCTGGTCTTCGACCAGGGTCTGGGCGACCTGATGACCGTACGCACCGCCGGCGAGGTACTGGACGAGGCCGTCCTCGGCAGCGTCGCCTACGGCGTCCTGGAACTGGGCATACCGCTGGTCGTGGTGCTCGGACACCAGTCGTGCGGCGCGGTGCGGGCCGCGGTCGAGGCGGAGCGGTCCGGCGGGCGCCTGCCCGCCCACATCCAGTATCTGGCCGACCAGATATGCCCGGCCATCGACCACAGCACGGAAGGGGACGCGCGGATCGACGCCACCGTCGACGCCAACGTCCGCCTCGTCCGCTCCCGGCTGGCCGCGGAGCCCGACCTCGCCGCCAAGATCAGCACCGGTCGGCTGGCGATCGTCGGCGCCCGCTACGAACTGACCAACCAGGCGGTCCACCACGTCAGTTGAGGCCCGGCCCGGCTACGCCACAGCGGGCCGGGCCGACCTGTCACGCCCGCAGCGGATT encodes the following:
- a CDS encoding carbonic anhydrase, which encodes MTGAAALGAGLAAARPATAATSAPAPAAGTRPSTPQEALAELAAGNRRWRAFRERHPHETPAIRRTLTTAQHPFAVVLGCIDSRVPPELVFDQGLGDLMTVRTAGEVLDEAVLGSVAYGVLELGIPLVVVLGHQSCGAVRAAVEAERSGGRLPAHIQYLADQICPAIDHSTEGDARIDATVDANVRLVRSRLAAEPDLAAKISTGRLAIVGARYELTNQAVHHVS
- a CDS encoding AMP-binding protein, whose protein sequence is MSVHSPVTGQHAGTQRQGLGALRAPAVADGAFHVAAGCGEGAAVCDAEGRGGDVVGVVKGAGRLQQRDEGRGAGGQVVFVFAPADEAVREPYVGGGVHRARFRPRVRAHPGRRAARPDLAGTRGPHPRAVRCGPGARLRTGPPALRAVGVGPGRRVAVAVQRSVEQVVTLAAIVAAGGAYVPLDLAYPDERLEYITTGTGPPKEHRPA
- the katG gene encoding catalase/peroxidase HPI; this translates as MTENHDAIVTDPKQEETSGGCPVAHGRALHPTQGGGNRQWWPERLNLKILAKNPEVANPLGEEFDYAEAFKALDLAAVKRDIAEVLATSQDWWPADFGHYGPLMIRMAWHSAGTYRISDGRGGAGAGQQRFAPLNSWPDNGNLDKARRLLWPVKKKYGQSISWADLMILTGNVALEQMGFETFGFAGGREDVWEPEEDVYWGPETNWLDDKRYTGDRELENPLGAVQMGLIYVNPEGPNGNPDPLAAARDIRETFRRMAMNDEETVALIAGGHTFGKTHGAGPADHVGADPEAASMEEQGLGWRSTYGTGKGGDAITSGLEVTWTSTPTQWSNGFFKNLFEFEYELEQSPAGAHQWVAKDAPEIVPDAHDSSKKHRPKMLTTDLALRFDPIYEPISRRFYENPDLFADAFARAWFKLTHRDMGPKSLYLGPEVPEETLLWQDPLPEAEGEPIDAGDIATLKTKLLESGLSVSQLVSTAWASASTFRGSDKRGGANGARIRLEPQRGWEVNEPDELAQVLRVLEGIQQEFNSGSGAKKVSLADLIVLGGSAAVEKAAKEAGFQVEVPFAAGRVDATEEHTDVESFEALEPTADGFRNYLGKGNRLPAEYLLLDKANLLTLSAPEMTVLVGGLRVLGANHQQSQLGVLTKTPGSLTNDFFVNLLDLGTTWKATSEDQTTFEGRDAATGEVKWAGSRADLVFGSNSELRALAEVYASDDAKEKFVNDFVAAWVKVMNLDRFDLV
- a CDS encoding glyceraldehyde-3-phosphate dehydrogenase, with protein sequence MTVNDDSFTNWKNREEIAESMIPIIGKLHRERDVTVLLHSRSLVNKSVVSILKTHRFARQIAGAELSVTETLPFLKTLAELDLGPSQIDIGMLAATYREDDRGLSVEEFTAEAVAGATGANKIERREGRDVVLYGFGRIGRLVARLLIEKAGSGNGLRLRAIVVRGGGEQDIVKRASLLRRDSIHGQFQGTITVDEATSTIVANGNAIKVIYANDPSEVDYTAYGIKDAILIDNTGKWRDREGLSTHLRPGIDKVVLTAPGKGDVPNIVHGVNHDTIKPDERILSCASCTTNAIVPPLKAMDDEFGVQRGHVETVHSFTNDQNLLDNYHKSERRGRSAPLNMVITETGAASAVAKALPELKAKITGSSIRVPVPDVSIAILNLQLARETTRQEVLDYLREVSLTSPLKRQIDFISAPDAVSSDFIGSRHASIVDAGATKVEGDNAILYLWYDNEFGYSCQVIRVVQHVSGVEYPTYPAPAV
- a CDS encoding Fur family transcriptional regulator gives rise to the protein MTASRNPTTAEELRGAGLRVTAARVALLEAVRDGDHLGAEAIAAEVRGRVGHISVQAVYEGLHALTAAGLVRRLEPPGSPALYEGRVGDNHHHLVCRSCGAVADVDCAVGHAPCLTASDDRGFAVDEAEVIYWGLCPDCSTARSS